One Dictyostelium discoideum AX4 chromosome 3 chromosome, whole genome shotgun sequence genomic region harbors:
- the forD gene encoding actin binding protein (formin homology domain-containing protein), which translates to MVKLFGKSKKKEESPQSIDIAFQSILDEIGVVETEKKHLMATMDTVRKQQLIQSYSSKKFSKNEFGNKSKKKSIITQSPHYFVDCLKNDPSKEVLTSLRVRLGNQPLKWLKEFLSLDGVSLLIKVLILNEIKQVKNQEDIYKIAQCLHSLKLIMNTKFGLESVIKQPTNIHSISLVMDTPHLKTRIMVIELLAALCVVNSKGLPLVLSAMDNYREVKREKKPFIHLFQGLKNPSGSLQATTFALINTLISSSQSVEERQKIRNQFKKLGITKVIEELEPEYANNPDLATQKDLYEQECRWDEQEQIENARGDISDENPEALVKAILDRTAGGPLYSSFTSILRLLANSITDQTKDQSLSNYLFVEKVIGKMNNGESYLDDIGTFFGGGGGGDGSLDIAHVSGEKAVLIQKEIEDLKKQKKRDQDKLAEKDKLLTKLAKRMRKMEEAIKLGKGLEYLNNQIEIESPPDSSTSTPQETTPGGTKVPLKTSPVTKADLKHKLSTFTTAKAPNGVSDFLSGLDTTNQQGSTDASQTEAGSGDGIPLPPGAPPPPPPPGGKLAPSTPQLCSRPPSIKMKSYQWTRYRTRNVTNTFWKNVNLTKYNDCLPHEQIEGLFGAAIFEKKEKELKKGSEVTVIDTKRAQNIGILLSRFKNVTHDAIYDAIYSLDESILDLETINQFIKYIPSKEEIDCIIAFKQQQEQLPEEERMKLGKSEIFIDKISTIPRLEQRIQALHFKLNFPDKLYHAKPDIRKFNEAFVQLQNNNIFAIMELILSIGNFINFGTNRGNASGFKIDSINKMADTKSNIREKYTLVHYLIELLESTQPELLKVFDEIPSVVDAATLSFNQSSSEIKLLRAGLIKLEKEIFVRQPKSVEPKPDDETINNNGEDDINNTSSDEKTEGQQQRQGEEEENDESESTGNSFADSLKKKKSQVNTNSTSDSKQSLEPLKDDDPLKLKLSEFLLASKTELDDTETLIAETEVLFKSICKFFGEDSTKIQPEEFLAIFKKFNDKFIMSKKDLEIEKSIKDKSTQRKNEKERKEMEIKKSKLEMIHSKLKKIGSPSSSNRILASNESSPTSSTSSVVHQHDDEDEETIKEYINNPSPSQQSNSSEEEGMMDDLLNLIRDGNFRELRRMNLQQKKPVRTKRVIAKQPTRPQALDTPSSTYSSISSIYDAEPLDMSDQEDEDEEEEEDEEEEEEEEEGDDDNDNDEEEGEN; encoded by the exons GGATACAGTTagaaaacaacaattaattcaatcatattcaagtaaaaaattttcaaagaatGAATTTGggaataaatcaaaaaagaaatcaattataACTCAATCACCACATTACTTTGTagattgtttaaaaaatgacCCATCTAAAGAAGTATTGACATCATTACGTGTTCGTTTGGGTAATCAACCACTAAAATGGTTGAAagaatttttatcattagatggtgtatcattattaattaaagttttaattttaaatgaaattaaacaagt taaaaatcaagaagatatttataaaattgcaCAATGTTTacattcattaaaattaataatgaatacaAAATTTGGATTAGAATCAGTTATAAAACAACCAACTAATATACATTCAATTTCATTGGTTATGGATACACCACATTTGAAGACTAGAATCATGGTTATAGAATTATTGGCAGCATTATGTGTTGTAAATTCCAAAGGTTTACCATTGGTATTGAGTGCAATGGATAACTATAGAGAAGTAAAGAGAGAGAAGAAACCATTCATTCATCTTTTTCAAGGTTTAAAGAATCCTTCTGGTTCATTACAAGCTACTACATTTGCATTGATTAATACATTGATTAGTAGTAGTCAAAGTGTTGAAGAGAGACAAAAGATtagaaatcaatttaaaaagttgGGTATTACAAAGGTGATTGAGGAATTGGAGCCAGAATATGCAAATAATCCAGATTTGGCAACACAAAAAGATCTATACGAACAGGAATGTAGATGGGATGAACAagaacaaattgaaaatgcaCGTGGTGATATCTCTGATGAAAACCCTGAAGCATTGGTAAAGGCAATCCTTGATAGAACTGCTGGTGGTCCATTGTATTCTTCATTCACTTCAATCTTAAGATTATTGGCAAATTCAATCACTGATCAAACAAAGGATCAGTCATTGTCAAACTATTTATTCGTAGAGAAGGTCATTGGTAAAATGAATAATGGTGAATCTTATCTCGATGATATTGGTACATTTTttggtggaggtggtggtggtgatggtagtTTAGATATCGCTCATGTATCTGGAGAGAAAGCAGTACTCATTCAAAAGGAGATTGAAGatttaaagaaacaaaaaaagagagaTCAAGATAAATTGGCAGAGAAAGATAAACTCTTAACTAAATTGGCAAAGAGAATGAGAAAGATGGAAGAGGCAATTAAATTAGGTAAAGGtttagaatatttaaataatcaaattgaaattgaatcacCACCCGATTCATCTACAAGTACACCACAAGAAACAACACCTGGTGGCACCAAAGTACCTTTGAAAACTTCACCAGTTACAAAGGCTGATCTTAAACATAAACTTTCAACATTTACAACTGCTAAAGCTCCAAATGGTGTAAGTGATTTCCTTAGCGGTCTTGATACCACTAATCAACAAGGAAGTACGGATGCATCTCAAACTGAAGCTGGTAGTGGCGACGGTATACCTTTACCACCGGGAGCACCTCCCCCACCTCCACCACCAGGTGGTAAATTAGCACCATCAACACCACAACTATGTTCACGTCcaccatcaattaaaatgaaatcatATCAATGGACACGTTATCGTACTAGAAACGTTACCAATACATTCTGGAAGAATGTTAATCTCACAAAGTATAATGACTGTTTACCACATGAACAAATTGAAGGTTTATTTGGTGCAGCCATatttgaaaagaaagaaaaggaaTTGAAAAAAGGATCAGAGGTAACTGTTATTGATACAAAGAGAGCTCAAAACATTGGTATTCTCTtatcaagatttaaaaatgttacTCATGATGCAATCTATGATGCAATCTATAGTTTGGATGAGTCAATATTGGATCTTGAAACCATTAATCAATTCATAAAGTATATTCCATCAAAGGAAGAAATTGATTGTATCATTGCatttaaacaacaacaagaacaactaCCAGAGGAAGAGAGAATGAAATTGGGTAAATCTGAAATTTTCATTGATAAAATCTCTACCATTCCAAGATTAGAACAAAGAATTCAAGCATTACATTTCAAATTGAATTTCCCTGATAAATTATATCATGCAAAACCAGACATTAGAAAATTCAATGAGGCATTTGTTCAacttcaaaataataatatatttgcAATTATGGAGTTAATTCTTTCCATtggtaatttcattaattttggtACAAATCGTGGTAATGCAAGTGGTTTCAAAATAGATTCAATCAATAAAATGGCTGatacaaaatcaaatattcgTGAAAAGTATACACTAGTTCATTATCTCATTGAGTTATTAGAAAGTACTCAAccagaattattaaaagttttcGATGAAATTCCATCAGTTGTTGATGCTGCTACTCTTTCATTTAATCAATCATCttctgaaattaaattattaagagctggtttaattaaattagaaaaagaaatttttgtTAGACAACCAAAATCAGTTGAACCAAAACCAGATGAtgaaactattaataataatggtgaagatgatataaataataccTCTAGTGATGAAAAAACTGAAGGTCAACAACAAAGACAaggagaagaagaagaaaatgatgaaagtGAATCAACTGGTAATAGTTTTGCTGATagtttaaagaaaaagaaatctcAAGTtaatacaaattcaacatcaGATTCAAAACAATCATTAGAACCACTTAAAGATGATGATccattaaaattgaaattgtcaGAATTTTTATTAGCATCAAAGACAGAATTGGATGATACTGAAACTTTGATAGCAGAGACAGAGGTTCTCTTTAAATCGATTTGTAAATTCTTTGGTGAGGATAGTACAAAAATTCAACCAGAAGAATTTTTAGCaatctttaaaaagtttaatgataaatttataatgtCTAAAAAGGATttggaaattgaaaaatccattaaagataaatcaaCTCAAAGAAAGAATGAAAAGGAGAGAAAAGAAATGGAGATTAAAAAATCGAAATTGGAAATGATTCATtcgaaattaaagaaaattggTTCACCTTCATCCTCCAATAGAATTCTTGCTAGTAATGAATCATCACCAACCTCTTCCACAAGTTCAGTGGTTCATCAacatgatgatgaagatgaagaaactATCAAAGAGTATATCAATAATCCAAGTCCATCTCAACAATCAAATTCTTCAGAGGAAGAAGGAATGATGGATgatttattgaatttaattcgTGATGGTAATTTCAGAGAATTGAGAAGGATGAATCTTCAACAAAAGAAACCAGTTAGAACTAAAAGAGTAATTGCTAAACAACCAACTCGTCCACAAGCTTTAGATACACCTTCTTCAACATATTCTTCAATCTCATCTATATATGATGCTGAACCTCTTGATATGAGTGAtcaagaagatgaagatgaagaagaagaagaagatgaagaggaggaagaagaagaagaggaaggaGATGACGATAATGATAACGATGAAGAAGAAGGTGAAAactaa